The following are encoded in a window of Carya illinoinensis cultivar Pawnee chromosome 15, C.illinoinensisPawnee_v1, whole genome shotgun sequence genomic DNA:
- the LOC122296237 gene encoding disease resistance protein Roq1-like isoform X1, with translation MASSSSSSSVTSLRWYDVFLSFRGDDTRNTITAHLYHALSQKGICTFIDEDEVKRGDEISPALLQAIEGSRISIIVLSTNYASSTWCLDELLKILECKKSKQQIVLPVFYYIDPSDVRYQGGSFGEALAKHAEKLNVDMKLRLWKEALREVTNLAGYHLKNEGKNGNEANLIEQIVREVSRIANDHFFLSIAKHPVGLEPRLKDVDLLLSVETNDIRMIGIFGVGGIGKTTLAKAIYNSIAFRFEARCFLAIVSDTSNQADRLVQLQQTLLFKILGKCKSLKIDNIETGISTIKRRLSFKKVLLILDGVDDLSQLEKLAGAHDWFGNGSRIIITTRDQHLLTTHGVDSTYEMMGLNQNDAFQLFCWHAFKREIPDDGFGEFVERIVNYAGRLPLALTVLGSDLCGRDERQWVSAMDEYRQIPHKDIQKVLQTSYDRLSENEKNVFLDIACFFNGQVQLDDVITKILDSFGFYPNFSIPKLMEKCLISECRGKLQMHSLLRDMGREIVRREFPKNPEARSRLFFHKDVRDVLQENTGPISVEAIFADFPKGDDIIHLSPEVFKNMRRLRLFRCLNAQFSEELPDCLPNKISILDWPNCHLQSMPSKFRGEGLFILRMPGSHIQEIPLFKNLTVMNLRGCGRITELLDVSRCPNLKKINLRDCTSLLKVHDSVGLLGELVKLNLAGCSNLRSFPRRLQLRSLGFLDLSNCSSLQYFPEIECEMKHLGHVDLTGTAIEELPSSIGYATGLGFLDLSSCVNLKCLPRSIHQLRSLGWLDLSDCPNIISFGMEEEVHISGQPTPYVVSRSWEIAASSGEELLPLMPPTKSTTDLELYLKKSGLSNFFGPFHFFPNLTVLDLSGSDIVSIPASIERFDWLRNLILNDCRQLKEIKGFPPRLSVLRANGCISLESLPKGSHIFPRQRLRSIKLARCYKLNMGNLLMGNLRPRYMSPPAGLNSAWLQVTNMIFPGKEIPDWFMYRKKTSNDHRCEFDIPSIEMFGVVRICVCAIIEPVGRFWSVDMMIGSVAYDSNHNVGKFDEMDSDHVWLQYFTVEDVELKRGISLGWADNLRIIFESSPKAVILKSCGVRLFKSGERYGQQIRRFSDDDYKKPVSTLDIELFMYTSDMCHNV, from the exons ATGGCCtcttcttcatcctcttctTCAGTCACCTCTCTAAGGTGGTACGATGTCTTTTTGAGCTTTAGAGGAGATGATACCCGTAATACTATTACTGCCCATCTCTACCATGCTTTGTCTCAAAAGGGAATCTGTACTTTCATAGATGAGGATGAAGTTAAAAGGGGTGATGAGATTTCACCTGCACTTCTCCAAGCTATAGAAGGTTCAAGAATTTCTATCATTGTGTTATCAACAAATTATGCGTCATCAACATGGTGTTTGGATGAGTTATTGAAGATTCTTGAGtgtaaaaaatcaaaacaacaaaTAGTTCTACCTGTGTTTTACTATATAGATCCATCAGATGTTCGATATCAAGGAGGAAGTTTTGGTGAAGCATTGGCTAAACATGCTGAGAAATTGAATGTAGACATGAAGTTGCGGCTGTGGAAGGAAGCCCTTCGAGAAGTTACCAATTTGGCCGGATACCATCTCAAAAATGAGGGCAAAAATGG GAATGAAGCAAATTTAATTGAACAAATCGTTCGAGAAGTCTCGAGAATagcaaatgatcatttttttttatccattgCCAAGCATCCTGTTGGATTAGAACCTCGTCTAAAAGATGTCGATTTGCTTTTAAGTGTTGAAACGAACGACATACGAATGATAGGAATTTTTGGAGTTGGCGGAATTGGTAAGACAACTCTAGCCAAAGCAATTTATAATTCGATTGCTTTTCGATTTGAAGCTCGTTGTTTTCTTGCAATTGTTAGCGACACTTCGAATCAAGCGGATCGTTTGGTCCAACTGCAACAGACACTTCTCTttaagattttaggaaaatgtaAAAGTTTGAAGATTGACAATATTGAGACGGGAATCAGCACTATAAAGCGTAGGCTTTCCTTTAAAAAAGTTCTTCTAATTCTTGACGGTGTAGACGACTTGAgccaattagaaaaattagcaGGAGCTCATGATTGGTTTGGTAATGGAAGTAGAATCATCATCACAACAAGAGATCAACACTTGTTGACTACTCATGGAGTTGATTCAACATATGAGATGATGGGATTGAATCAAAATGATGCTTTTCAGCTATTTTGTTGGCATGCTTTCAAAAGAGAGATACCGGATGATGGTTTTGGAGAGTTTGTAGAAAGGATCGTAAATTATGCTGGGAGGCTTCCACTAGCTTTAACAGTGCTTGGTTCAGATTTATGTGGTAGAGATGAACGTCAGTGGGTAAGTGCAATGGATGAGTACAGGCAAATCCCTCACAAAGATATTCAAAAAGTACTTCAAACAAGTTATGATAGATtaagtgaaaatgaaaagaatgttTTTCTTGACATTGCATGTTTTTTCAATGGACAAGTACAGCTTGATGATGTCATTACAAAGATACTAGATAGTTTTGGTTTTTACCCAAACTTTTCGATCCCAAAACTTATGGAGAAGTGTCTTATTTCGGAATGCCGTGGAAAATTACAAATGCACTCCTTGTTACGAGATATGGGTAGAGAAATTGTTCGAAGAGAATTTCCCAAAAATCCAGAAGCACGTAGCAGATTATTCTTTCATAAAGACGTTCGCGATGTACTGCAAGAAAATACA GGACCAATTAGTGTAGAAGCAATTTTTGCAGATTTTCCTAAAGGTGATGATATCATCCACTTGAGTCCCGAGGTCTTCAAGAATATGAGAAGACTCAGATTATTTAGATGTCTCAATGCACAATTTTCTGAAGAATTACCTGATTGTCTACCGAATAAAATAAGCATACTTGATTGGCCAAATTGTCATTTACAATCTATGCCATCTAAATTTCGTGGAGAAGGACTCTTTATTTTACGAATGCCCGGTAGTCACATCCAGGAGATACCCTTATTTAAg AATCTCACGGTTATGAATTTACGTGGTTGTGGACGTATAACGGAACTCTTGGATGTTTCAAGGTGCCccaatttgaagaaaataaatcttcgAGATTGTACAAGTCTATTGAAAGTTCATGATTCTGTTGGATTGCTTGGTGAGCTTGTTAAATTAAATCTTGCTGGATGTTCCAATCTAAGGAGCTTTCCAAGGAGACTTCAGTTGAGATCTCTGGGATTCCTTGATCTTAGTAATTGCTCGAGCCTTCAATACTTTCCTGAAATCGAATGTGAAATGAAACATTTAGGCCATGTTGACTTAACAGGCACCGCAATAGAAGAGTTGCCTTCATCCATTGGGTATGCCACTGGGCTTGGATTTTTAGATCTAAGTAGCTGCGTAAACCTTAAGTGTCTACCAAGGAGCATTCATCAGTTGAGATCTCTAGGGTGGCTTGATCTAAGCGATTGTCcaaatattataagttttggGATGGAGGAGGAGGTGCATATAAGTGGACAACCCACACCCTATGTAGTGTCTAGAAGCTGGGAAATTGCAGCTTCATCGGGTGAAGAATTATTACCATTGATGCCTCCAACAAAATCAACCACTGATCTTGAATTGTATCTTAAAAAGTCTGGCCTATCGAATTTCTTTGGaccatttcatttctttcccaATCTGACAGTATTAGATCTATCAGGCAGTGATATCGTAAGCATTCCTGCAAGCATCGAAAGATTTGATTGGTTGAGGAATCTTATACTGAATGATTGCAGGcaacttaaagaaattaaaGGGTTTCCACCAAGACTATCAGTATTACGTGCTAACGGATGCATATCACTGGAAAGTTTACCAAAAGGATCACATATATTCCCTCGCCAACGGCTAAGATCGATTAAATTGGCTAGATGCTATAAATTGAATATGGGGAATTTGTTGATGGGGAATTTGAGGCCACGTTATATGAGTCCGCCTGCCGGATTAAATTCCGCATGGCTTCAA GTGACTAACATGATATTTCCGGGAAAAGAGATTCCAGATTGGTTCATGTATCGCAAGAAGACTTCAAATGATCACCGGTGTGAATTTGATATTCCATCGATTGAGATGTTTGGCGTCGTTAGAATTTGTGTTTGTGCTATTATTGAACCCGTTGGGAGGTTTTGGAGCGTTGACATGATGATAGGATCAGTTGCCTACGACAGTAACCATAATGTAGGAAAATTTGATGAAATGGATTCAGATCATGTATGGTTGCAGTACTTCACTGTAGAAGATGTTGAGCTCAAACGAGGGATCAGTTTAGGTTGGGCTGACAATCTGAGGATTATATTCGAAAGCAGTCCAAAGGCAGTGATCTTAAAAAGTTGTGGAGTTCGTCTGTTCAAGAGCGGCGAGCGGTATGGCCAACAGATACGTCGTTTTTCTGATGATGATTACAAGAAGCCTGTTTCAACCTTGGACATCGAACTTTTTATGTACACTAGTGACATGTGCCATAATGTCTGA
- the LOC122296237 gene encoding disease resistance protein Roq1-like isoform X3, translating into MASSSSSSSVTSLRWYDVFLSFRGDDTRNTITAHLYHALSQKGICTFIDEDEVKRGDEISPALLQAIEGSRISIIVLSTNYASSTWCLDELLKILECKKSKQQIVLPVFYYIDPSDVRYQGGSFGEALAKHAEKLNVDMKLRLWKEALREVTNLAGYHLKNEGKNGNEANLIEQIVREVSRIANDHFFLSIAKHPVGLEPRLKDVDLLLSVETNDIRMIGIFGVGGIGKTTLAKAIYNSIAFRFEARCFLAIVSDTSNQADRLVQLQQTLLFKILGKCKSLKIDNIETGISTIKRRLSFKKVLLILDGVDDLSQLEKLAGAHDWFGNGSRIIITTRDQHLLTTHGVDSTYEMMGLNQNDAFQLFCWHAFKREIPDDGFGEFVERIVNYAGRLPLALTVLGSDLCGRDERQWVSAMDEYRQIPHKDIQKVLQTSYDRLSENEKNVFLDIACFFNGQVQLDDVITKILDSFGFYPNFSIPKLMEKCLISECRGKLQMHSLLRDMGREIVRREFPKNPEARSRLFFHKDVRDVLQENTGPISVEAIFADFPKGDDIIHLSPEVFKNMRRLRLFRCLNAQFSEELPDCLPNKISILDWPNCHLQSMPSKFRGEGLFILRMPGSHIQEIPLFKNLTVMNLRGCGRITELLDVSRCPNLKKINLRDCTSLLKVHDSVGLLGELVKLNLAGCSNLRSFPRRLQLRSLGFLDLSNCSSLQYFPEIECEMKHLGHVDLTGTAIEELPSSIGYATGLGFLDLSSCVNLKCLPRSIHQLRSLGWLDLSDCPNIISFGMEEEVHISGQPTPYVVSRSWEIAASSGEELLPLMPPTKSTTDLELYLKKSGLSNFFGPFHFFPNLTVLDLSGSDIVSIPASIERFDWLRNLILNDCRQLKEIKGFPPRLSVLRANGCISLESLPKGSHIFPRQRLRSIKLARCYKLNMGNLLMGNLRPRYMSPPAGLNSAWLQRFQIGSCIARRLQMITGVNLIFHRLRCLASLEFVFVLLLNPLGGFGALT; encoded by the exons ATGGCCtcttcttcatcctcttctTCAGTCACCTCTCTAAGGTGGTACGATGTCTTTTTGAGCTTTAGAGGAGATGATACCCGTAATACTATTACTGCCCATCTCTACCATGCTTTGTCTCAAAAGGGAATCTGTACTTTCATAGATGAGGATGAAGTTAAAAGGGGTGATGAGATTTCACCTGCACTTCTCCAAGCTATAGAAGGTTCAAGAATTTCTATCATTGTGTTATCAACAAATTATGCGTCATCAACATGGTGTTTGGATGAGTTATTGAAGATTCTTGAGtgtaaaaaatcaaaacaacaaaTAGTTCTACCTGTGTTTTACTATATAGATCCATCAGATGTTCGATATCAAGGAGGAAGTTTTGGTGAAGCATTGGCTAAACATGCTGAGAAATTGAATGTAGACATGAAGTTGCGGCTGTGGAAGGAAGCCCTTCGAGAAGTTACCAATTTGGCCGGATACCATCTCAAAAATGAGGGCAAAAATGG GAATGAAGCAAATTTAATTGAACAAATCGTTCGAGAAGTCTCGAGAATagcaaatgatcatttttttttatccattgCCAAGCATCCTGTTGGATTAGAACCTCGTCTAAAAGATGTCGATTTGCTTTTAAGTGTTGAAACGAACGACATACGAATGATAGGAATTTTTGGAGTTGGCGGAATTGGTAAGACAACTCTAGCCAAAGCAATTTATAATTCGATTGCTTTTCGATTTGAAGCTCGTTGTTTTCTTGCAATTGTTAGCGACACTTCGAATCAAGCGGATCGTTTGGTCCAACTGCAACAGACACTTCTCTttaagattttaggaaaatgtaAAAGTTTGAAGATTGACAATATTGAGACGGGAATCAGCACTATAAAGCGTAGGCTTTCCTTTAAAAAAGTTCTTCTAATTCTTGACGGTGTAGACGACTTGAgccaattagaaaaattagcaGGAGCTCATGATTGGTTTGGTAATGGAAGTAGAATCATCATCACAACAAGAGATCAACACTTGTTGACTACTCATGGAGTTGATTCAACATATGAGATGATGGGATTGAATCAAAATGATGCTTTTCAGCTATTTTGTTGGCATGCTTTCAAAAGAGAGATACCGGATGATGGTTTTGGAGAGTTTGTAGAAAGGATCGTAAATTATGCTGGGAGGCTTCCACTAGCTTTAACAGTGCTTGGTTCAGATTTATGTGGTAGAGATGAACGTCAGTGGGTAAGTGCAATGGATGAGTACAGGCAAATCCCTCACAAAGATATTCAAAAAGTACTTCAAACAAGTTATGATAGATtaagtgaaaatgaaaagaatgttTTTCTTGACATTGCATGTTTTTTCAATGGACAAGTACAGCTTGATGATGTCATTACAAAGATACTAGATAGTTTTGGTTTTTACCCAAACTTTTCGATCCCAAAACTTATGGAGAAGTGTCTTATTTCGGAATGCCGTGGAAAATTACAAATGCACTCCTTGTTACGAGATATGGGTAGAGAAATTGTTCGAAGAGAATTTCCCAAAAATCCAGAAGCACGTAGCAGATTATTCTTTCATAAAGACGTTCGCGATGTACTGCAAGAAAATACA GGACCAATTAGTGTAGAAGCAATTTTTGCAGATTTTCCTAAAGGTGATGATATCATCCACTTGAGTCCCGAGGTCTTCAAGAATATGAGAAGACTCAGATTATTTAGATGTCTCAATGCACAATTTTCTGAAGAATTACCTGATTGTCTACCGAATAAAATAAGCATACTTGATTGGCCAAATTGTCATTTACAATCTATGCCATCTAAATTTCGTGGAGAAGGACTCTTTATTTTACGAATGCCCGGTAGTCACATCCAGGAGATACCCTTATTTAAg AATCTCACGGTTATGAATTTACGTGGTTGTGGACGTATAACGGAACTCTTGGATGTTTCAAGGTGCCccaatttgaagaaaataaatcttcgAGATTGTACAAGTCTATTGAAAGTTCATGATTCTGTTGGATTGCTTGGTGAGCTTGTTAAATTAAATCTTGCTGGATGTTCCAATCTAAGGAGCTTTCCAAGGAGACTTCAGTTGAGATCTCTGGGATTCCTTGATCTTAGTAATTGCTCGAGCCTTCAATACTTTCCTGAAATCGAATGTGAAATGAAACATTTAGGCCATGTTGACTTAACAGGCACCGCAATAGAAGAGTTGCCTTCATCCATTGGGTATGCCACTGGGCTTGGATTTTTAGATCTAAGTAGCTGCGTAAACCTTAAGTGTCTACCAAGGAGCATTCATCAGTTGAGATCTCTAGGGTGGCTTGATCTAAGCGATTGTCcaaatattataagttttggGATGGAGGAGGAGGTGCATATAAGTGGACAACCCACACCCTATGTAGTGTCTAGAAGCTGGGAAATTGCAGCTTCATCGGGTGAAGAATTATTACCATTGATGCCTCCAACAAAATCAACCACTGATCTTGAATTGTATCTTAAAAAGTCTGGCCTATCGAATTTCTTTGGaccatttcatttctttcccaATCTGACAGTATTAGATCTATCAGGCAGTGATATCGTAAGCATTCCTGCAAGCATCGAAAGATTTGATTGGTTGAGGAATCTTATACTGAATGATTGCAGGcaacttaaagaaattaaaGGGTTTCCACCAAGACTATCAGTATTACGTGCTAACGGATGCATATCACTGGAAAGTTTACCAAAAGGATCACATATATTCCCTCGCCAACGGCTAAGATCGATTAAATTGGCTAGATGCTATAAATTGAATATGGGGAATTTGTTGATGGGGAATTTGAGGCCACGTTATATGAGTCCGCCTGCCGGATTAAATTCCGCATGGCTTCAA AGATTCCAGATTGGTTCATGTATCGCAAGAAGACTTCAAATGATCACCGGTGTGAATTTGATATTCCATCGATTGAGATGTTTGGCGTCGTTAGAATTTGTGTTTGTGCTATTATTGAACCCGTTGGGAGGTTTTGGAGCGTTGACATGA
- the LOC122296237 gene encoding disease resistance protein Roq1-like isoform X2, with protein sequence MASSSSSSSVTSLRWYDVFLSFRGDDTRNTITAHLYHALSQKGICTFIDEDEVKRGDEISPALLQAIEGSRISIIVLSTNYASSTWCLDELLKILECKKSKQQIVLPVFYYIDPSDVRYQGGSFGEALAKHAEKLNVDMKLRLWKEALREVTNLAGYHLKNGNEANLIEQIVREVSRIANDHFFLSIAKHPVGLEPRLKDVDLLLSVETNDIRMIGIFGVGGIGKTTLAKAIYNSIAFRFEARCFLAIVSDTSNQADRLVQLQQTLLFKILGKCKSLKIDNIETGISTIKRRLSFKKVLLILDGVDDLSQLEKLAGAHDWFGNGSRIIITTRDQHLLTTHGVDSTYEMMGLNQNDAFQLFCWHAFKREIPDDGFGEFVERIVNYAGRLPLALTVLGSDLCGRDERQWVSAMDEYRQIPHKDIQKVLQTSYDRLSENEKNVFLDIACFFNGQVQLDDVITKILDSFGFYPNFSIPKLMEKCLISECRGKLQMHSLLRDMGREIVRREFPKNPEARSRLFFHKDVRDVLQENTGPISVEAIFADFPKGDDIIHLSPEVFKNMRRLRLFRCLNAQFSEELPDCLPNKISILDWPNCHLQSMPSKFRGEGLFILRMPGSHIQEIPLFKNLTVMNLRGCGRITELLDVSRCPNLKKINLRDCTSLLKVHDSVGLLGELVKLNLAGCSNLRSFPRRLQLRSLGFLDLSNCSSLQYFPEIECEMKHLGHVDLTGTAIEELPSSIGYATGLGFLDLSSCVNLKCLPRSIHQLRSLGWLDLSDCPNIISFGMEEEVHISGQPTPYVVSRSWEIAASSGEELLPLMPPTKSTTDLELYLKKSGLSNFFGPFHFFPNLTVLDLSGSDIVSIPASIERFDWLRNLILNDCRQLKEIKGFPPRLSVLRANGCISLESLPKGSHIFPRQRLRSIKLARCYKLNMGNLLMGNLRPRYMSPPAGLNSAWLQVTNMIFPGKEIPDWFMYRKKTSNDHRCEFDIPSIEMFGVVRICVCAIIEPVGRFWSVDMMIGSVAYDSNHNVGKFDEMDSDHVWLQYFTVEDVELKRGISLGWADNLRIIFESSPKAVILKSCGVRLFKSGERYGQQIRRFSDDDYKKPVSTLDIELFMYTSDMCHNV encoded by the exons ATGGCCtcttcttcatcctcttctTCAGTCACCTCTCTAAGGTGGTACGATGTCTTTTTGAGCTTTAGAGGAGATGATACCCGTAATACTATTACTGCCCATCTCTACCATGCTTTGTCTCAAAAGGGAATCTGTACTTTCATAGATGAGGATGAAGTTAAAAGGGGTGATGAGATTTCACCTGCACTTCTCCAAGCTATAGAAGGTTCAAGAATTTCTATCATTGTGTTATCAACAAATTATGCGTCATCAACATGGTGTTTGGATGAGTTATTGAAGATTCTTGAGtgtaaaaaatcaaaacaacaaaTAGTTCTACCTGTGTTTTACTATATAGATCCATCAGATGTTCGATATCAAGGAGGAAGTTTTGGTGAAGCATTGGCTAAACATGCTGAGAAATTGAATGTAGACATGAAGTTGCGGCTGTGGAAGGAAGCCCTTCGAGAAGTTACCAATTTGGCCGGATACCATCTCAAAAATG GGAATGAAGCAAATTTAATTGAACAAATCGTTCGAGAAGTCTCGAGAATagcaaatgatcatttttttttatccattgCCAAGCATCCTGTTGGATTAGAACCTCGTCTAAAAGATGTCGATTTGCTTTTAAGTGTTGAAACGAACGACATACGAATGATAGGAATTTTTGGAGTTGGCGGAATTGGTAAGACAACTCTAGCCAAAGCAATTTATAATTCGATTGCTTTTCGATTTGAAGCTCGTTGTTTTCTTGCAATTGTTAGCGACACTTCGAATCAAGCGGATCGTTTGGTCCAACTGCAACAGACACTTCTCTttaagattttaggaaaatgtaAAAGTTTGAAGATTGACAATATTGAGACGGGAATCAGCACTATAAAGCGTAGGCTTTCCTTTAAAAAAGTTCTTCTAATTCTTGACGGTGTAGACGACTTGAgccaattagaaaaattagcaGGAGCTCATGATTGGTTTGGTAATGGAAGTAGAATCATCATCACAACAAGAGATCAACACTTGTTGACTACTCATGGAGTTGATTCAACATATGAGATGATGGGATTGAATCAAAATGATGCTTTTCAGCTATTTTGTTGGCATGCTTTCAAAAGAGAGATACCGGATGATGGTTTTGGAGAGTTTGTAGAAAGGATCGTAAATTATGCTGGGAGGCTTCCACTAGCTTTAACAGTGCTTGGTTCAGATTTATGTGGTAGAGATGAACGTCAGTGGGTAAGTGCAATGGATGAGTACAGGCAAATCCCTCACAAAGATATTCAAAAAGTACTTCAAACAAGTTATGATAGATtaagtgaaaatgaaaagaatgttTTTCTTGACATTGCATGTTTTTTCAATGGACAAGTACAGCTTGATGATGTCATTACAAAGATACTAGATAGTTTTGGTTTTTACCCAAACTTTTCGATCCCAAAACTTATGGAGAAGTGTCTTATTTCGGAATGCCGTGGAAAATTACAAATGCACTCCTTGTTACGAGATATGGGTAGAGAAATTGTTCGAAGAGAATTTCCCAAAAATCCAGAAGCACGTAGCAGATTATTCTTTCATAAAGACGTTCGCGATGTACTGCAAGAAAATACA GGACCAATTAGTGTAGAAGCAATTTTTGCAGATTTTCCTAAAGGTGATGATATCATCCACTTGAGTCCCGAGGTCTTCAAGAATATGAGAAGACTCAGATTATTTAGATGTCTCAATGCACAATTTTCTGAAGAATTACCTGATTGTCTACCGAATAAAATAAGCATACTTGATTGGCCAAATTGTCATTTACAATCTATGCCATCTAAATTTCGTGGAGAAGGACTCTTTATTTTACGAATGCCCGGTAGTCACATCCAGGAGATACCCTTATTTAAg AATCTCACGGTTATGAATTTACGTGGTTGTGGACGTATAACGGAACTCTTGGATGTTTCAAGGTGCCccaatttgaagaaaataaatcttcgAGATTGTACAAGTCTATTGAAAGTTCATGATTCTGTTGGATTGCTTGGTGAGCTTGTTAAATTAAATCTTGCTGGATGTTCCAATCTAAGGAGCTTTCCAAGGAGACTTCAGTTGAGATCTCTGGGATTCCTTGATCTTAGTAATTGCTCGAGCCTTCAATACTTTCCTGAAATCGAATGTGAAATGAAACATTTAGGCCATGTTGACTTAACAGGCACCGCAATAGAAGAGTTGCCTTCATCCATTGGGTATGCCACTGGGCTTGGATTTTTAGATCTAAGTAGCTGCGTAAACCTTAAGTGTCTACCAAGGAGCATTCATCAGTTGAGATCTCTAGGGTGGCTTGATCTAAGCGATTGTCcaaatattataagttttggGATGGAGGAGGAGGTGCATATAAGTGGACAACCCACACCCTATGTAGTGTCTAGAAGCTGGGAAATTGCAGCTTCATCGGGTGAAGAATTATTACCATTGATGCCTCCAACAAAATCAACCACTGATCTTGAATTGTATCTTAAAAAGTCTGGCCTATCGAATTTCTTTGGaccatttcatttctttcccaATCTGACAGTATTAGATCTATCAGGCAGTGATATCGTAAGCATTCCTGCAAGCATCGAAAGATTTGATTGGTTGAGGAATCTTATACTGAATGATTGCAGGcaacttaaagaaattaaaGGGTTTCCACCAAGACTATCAGTATTACGTGCTAACGGATGCATATCACTGGAAAGTTTACCAAAAGGATCACATATATTCCCTCGCCAACGGCTAAGATCGATTAAATTGGCTAGATGCTATAAATTGAATATGGGGAATTTGTTGATGGGGAATTTGAGGCCACGTTATATGAGTCCGCCTGCCGGATTAAATTCCGCATGGCTTCAA GTGACTAACATGATATTTCCGGGAAAAGAGATTCCAGATTGGTTCATGTATCGCAAGAAGACTTCAAATGATCACCGGTGTGAATTTGATATTCCATCGATTGAGATGTTTGGCGTCGTTAGAATTTGTGTTTGTGCTATTATTGAACCCGTTGGGAGGTTTTGGAGCGTTGACATGATGATAGGATCAGTTGCCTACGACAGTAACCATAATGTAGGAAAATTTGATGAAATGGATTCAGATCATGTATGGTTGCAGTACTTCACTGTAGAAGATGTTGAGCTCAAACGAGGGATCAGTTTAGGTTGGGCTGACAATCTGAGGATTATATTCGAAAGCAGTCCAAAGGCAGTGATCTTAAAAAGTTGTGGAGTTCGTCTGTTCAAGAGCGGCGAGCGGTATGGCCAACAGATACGTCGTTTTTCTGATGATGATTACAAGAAGCCTGTTTCAACCTTGGACATCGAACTTTTTATGTACACTAGTGACATGTGCCATAATGTCTGA